A genomic region of Merismopedia glauca CCAP 1448/3 contains the following coding sequences:
- a CDS encoding protein kinase domain-containing protein, translating into MPGLNNYRLIKRLSTGLVDTFIAENLGHSQEKYSVVRVFNLSAFSIQQRQYVSNLLEESSSIISKISPHVQVAQITNYFWQEPAFYLVETYISGHGLDVEITPGKRLSESYAIALLQNTLIPLDWLHQQNIVHGNIHPGNLIRRQQDGKIILTDLGRVKQVWQGAIHSLNPQPIILKNIHYLPPRSPLDRRTFDSDIYALGAIALQALTGLSIQQLANPETRELVWHHQIQIAPGLSKILGKMVHPDERERYRSAREVLLALETEKADLKVINQATVRISPRHNSAGKNQLNQPENSAEKTVITPSMPNQSIGKLSLVAWIAANCAGISLGFYLSWVVAYLGSFLANQTLVSAIFGFTFGLVLGTSQGLVIKGIIHRGCWWIGLTTLASSLGFFLGNIVANSLGNLGGELVKGAILGGILGAIAGIPQSLVLRSQLGKGSGWWLTTAIAGVLCALIATIIPGWGIPLGGIMFGIITGISLR; encoded by the coding sequence ATGCCAGGTTTAAATAACTATCGTTTAATTAAAAGATTATCGACTGGATTAGTTGATACTTTTATTGCTGAAAATTTAGGGCATTCTCAGGAAAAATATAGTGTAGTTAGAGTATTTAATTTAAGTGCTTTTTCTATTCAACAACGTCAATATGTGAGCAATTTATTAGAAGAAAGCAGTTCAATTATCTCAAAAATATCTCCTCATGTACAAGTTGCTCAAATCACCAATTATTTCTGGCAAGAACCCGCTTTTTATCTAGTAGAAACCTATATTTCTGGTCATGGACTAGATGTGGAAATTACACCTGGAAAACGACTGAGCGAATCTTATGCGATCGCCCTTTTGCAAAATACTTTAATTCCTCTAGATTGGCTGCATCAGCAAAATATTGTGCATGGGAATATTCATCCTGGTAATTTAATTCGTCGCCAACAAGATGGTAAAATCATTCTGACCGATTTGGGTAGAGTTAAACAAGTTTGGCAAGGGGCTATTCATTCGCTCAATCCTCAGCCAATAATCCTGAAAAATATCCATTATTTACCTCCCAGATCTCCTCTAGATCGCCGAACGTTTGATAGTGATATTTATGCTTTAGGAGCGATCGCACTTCAAGCATTAACTGGATTATCTATTCAACAATTAGCGAACCCTGAAACTAGAGAATTAGTCTGGCATCATCAAATTCAGATCGCGCCAGGATTAAGTAAGATTTTAGGTAAAATGGTACATCCAGATGAGCGAGAACGTTATAGATCGGCTAGAGAAGTTTTACTAGCTTTAGAGACAGAAAAAGCCGATTTAAAGGTAATAAATCAAGCCACTGTCAGAATTAGCCCTCGCCATAATTCAGCCGGAAAAAATCAGTTAAATCAACCCGAAAATTCGGCAGAAAAAACAGTTATTACGCCATCAATGCCCAATCAATCAATCGGAAAATTATCTTTAGTAGCTTGGATAGCTGCTAATTGTGCTGGGATATCATTAGGCTTTTATTTAAGTTGGGTGGTAGCTTATTTAGGTAGCTTTTTAGCTAATCAAACCCTAGTCTCAGCCATTTTTGGATTTACTTTTGGGCTAGTATTGGGGACAAGCCAAGGATTAGTAATTAAAGGAATTATTCACCGAGGATGTTGGTGGATTGGCTTAACAACCTTAGCTAGTAGCTTGGGGTTTTTCTTAGGAAATATAGTTGCTAATAGTTTGGGAAATTTGGGGGGAGAGTTAGTTAAAGGAGCAATTTTGGGAGGAATATTAGGTGCGATCGCTGGTATCCCTCAGTCTCTAGTTTTGCGTTCCCAATTAGGTAAAGGTAGCGGTTGGTGGTTAACTACTGCGATCGCAGGGGTACTTTGTGCCTTAATAGCCACAATTATCCCAGGTTGGGGTATTCCTCTGGGTGGCATCATGTTCGGGATAATTACAGGAATATCTTTGAGATAA
- a CDS encoding phosphomannose isomerase type II C-terminal cupin domain: protein MIQAQESSSTPLPHLPTPHRGVAATELRPWGSFTILEEGRGYKIKRIEVKPGHRLSLQMHYHRSEHWIVVSGTAKVTCGEVEEVLGGNQSTYVPQCTRHRLENPGVIPLVLIEVQNGEYLGEDDIVRFQDDYSRTST, encoded by the coding sequence ATGATTCAGGCACAAGAATCTTCATCCACTCCCCTACCGCATCTACCTACACCTCATCGAGGGGTTGCAGCAACAGAACTGCGTCCCTGGGGTTCGTTTACTATCTTAGAAGAAGGTCGGGGCTATAAAATCAAAAGGATAGAGGTCAAGCCTGGTCATCGCCTCAGTCTACAAATGCACTACCATCGCAGCGAACACTGGATCGTGGTTTCTGGTACAGCCAAAGTCACTTGTGGAGAAGTAGAAGAAGTTCTAGGTGGTAATCAATCTACCTATGTGCCTCAATGTACCCGACACCGTTTAGAAAATCCTGGGGTGATTCCTCTAGTCTTAATTGAAGTCCAAAATGGAGAGTATTTGGGAGAAGATGATATAGTCAGATTTCAAGATGACTACTCTCGTACTTCGACATGA
- a CDS encoding HesB/IscA family protein, which produces MIQLSQIAIKEIKRLHSKPRNSGQNLRLGVKPGGCGDFLYVLSFDSILNPDDITYESDGITVAVDSQSLNYIDGLTLDYSEDLMGGNFRFHNPNAASSCGCGISFVVNQ; this is translated from the coding sequence ATGATTCAGTTGAGTCAAATAGCTATTAAAGAGATTAAACGCCTGCACTCTAAGCCGCGAAATTCTGGTCAAAACCTGCGTTTAGGGGTTAAGCCTGGTGGCTGTGGTGATTTTTTGTATGTTTTAAGTTTTGATTCTATCCTCAATCCTGATGACATCACCTACGAATCAGATGGGATTACAGTAGCCGTTGACTCTCAATCTTTAAATTACATTGATGGTTTGACCTTAGACTATTCTGAAGATTTAATGGGTGGTAATTTTCGGTTTCATAATCCTAATGCTGCTTCTAGTTGCGGTTGTGGGATATCTTTTGTGGTAAACCAGTAA